Proteins encoded in a region of the Qipengyuania oceanensis genome:
- the dapD gene encoding 2,3,4,5-tetrahydropyridine-2,6-dicarboxylate N-succinyltransferase has protein sequence MTEQLAAIIDDAWENRDALDHEAVRDPVNAALEMLDRGEARVAEPDGNGGWTVNQWLKKAVLLSFRLNDNRVMDGGSAGHPAFDKVDSKFAGWDEARFREAGFRVVPGAIARHGSHIGKGVVLMPSFVNIGAYVGDGTMIDTWASVGSCAQIGRNCHISAGTGIGGVLEPMQANPTIIGDNCFIGARSEIVEGVIVGEGCVVAMGVFITQSTKIVNRETGEIVTGHIPPYSVVVPGSLPGKALPDGSPGPSLACAVIVKTVDERTRAKTGINELLRD, from the coding sequence ATGACCGAGCAGCTGGCAGCGATCATCGACGATGCCTGGGAAAACCGCGATGCGCTCGATCACGAAGCGGTGCGCGATCCGGTCAATGCGGCACTGGAGATGCTCGATCGCGGCGAAGCGCGCGTTGCGGAACCGGACGGCAATGGCGGCTGGACCGTTAACCAGTGGCTGAAGAAGGCCGTGCTGCTGTCGTTCCGGCTGAACGACAACCGGGTCATGGACGGTGGCTCGGCTGGACATCCGGCCTTCGACAAGGTCGACAGCAAGTTTGCCGGCTGGGACGAGGCACGCTTTCGCGAAGCCGGCTTCCGCGTCGTGCCCGGAGCGATAGCCCGGCATGGCTCGCATATCGGCAAGGGCGTCGTGCTGATGCCGAGCTTCGTCAACATCGGTGCCTATGTCGGCGACGGCACGATGATCGACACTTGGGCATCGGTCGGCAGCTGCGCGCAGATCGGCCGGAACTGTCACATCTCCGCCGGAACGGGAATCGGCGGCGTGCTCGAACCGATGCAGGCCAATCCGACGATCATCGGCGACAATTGCTTCATCGGCGCGCGCTCGGAAATCGTCGAGGGCGTGATCGTGGGCGAGGGATGCGTCGTGGCGATGGGCGTGTTCATCACCCAGTCGACCAAGATCGTGAACCGCGAGACCGGAGAGATCGTCACCGGCCACATCCCGCCTTACAGCGTGGTCGTTCCCGGCTCGTTGCCCGGGAAGGCCCTGCCCGACGGATCGCCGGGCCCCTCGCTGGCCTGCGCGGTGATCGTCAAGACCGTCGACGAGCGCACCCGCGCCAAGACCGGCATCAACGAGTTGCTCCGCGACTGA
- a CDS encoding SDR family NAD(P)-dependent oxidoreductase has product MAQQQRFAGKTVVVTGAASGIGAEAARLFAREGAIVYAADIDENGGTALADESEGKIRFQKCDVCSTADIKALMDRAASETGGIDTVFNNAGAGGARAGMDEIEPEDWDRTMDLLLRSVAFGIRYAVPHMKGRPNASIVNTASVAACGPGYSPSAYAVAKGAVLHLTKSAAADLAKHSIRVNAIQPGFINTNIFTSSLGIPDELKEQAKAAIAQMSSNAQPVRRKGMPIDIAEAAAYLASDAGSFVNGTSLLVDGGLTIGPRHSWDDEEPGVYSALEAIEQQYKQAQEAGEA; this is encoded by the coding sequence ATGGCGCAGCAACAGCGATTCGCAGGCAAGACGGTTGTGGTTACCGGGGCGGCTTCGGGCATCGGCGCGGAGGCAGCGCGGCTGTTCGCGCGCGAAGGCGCGATCGTCTACGCCGCCGACATCGACGAAAACGGCGGTACGGCGCTCGCCGACGAGAGTGAGGGCAAGATCCGCTTCCAGAAATGCGACGTCTGCAGCACGGCCGACATCAAGGCGCTGATGGACCGCGCGGCATCCGAAACCGGCGGGATCGACACCGTCTTCAACAACGCCGGAGCCGGGGGTGCGCGCGCCGGGATGGACGAGATCGAGCCCGAGGACTGGGACCGGACGATGGACCTGCTCCTGCGCTCGGTCGCTTTCGGCATCCGCTATGCCGTGCCGCACATGAAGGGGCGCCCCAATGCCTCGATCGTCAACACCGCCAGCGTTGCCGCCTGCGGCCCGGGCTATTCGCCGAGCGCCTACGCGGTGGCCAAGGGTGCGGTACTGCACCTGACCAAGTCCGCCGCCGCAGACCTGGCGAAGCACTCGATCCGCGTGAATGCGATCCAGCCCGGCTTCATCAACACCAACATCTTCACCAGTTCGCTCGGAATCCCCGACGAGTTGAAGGAACAGGCCAAGGCGGCGATCGCGCAGATGTCGTCCAACGCCCAGCCGGTGCGTCGCAAGGGGATGCCGATCGATATCGCCGAAGCGGCGGCCTATCTCGCGAGCGATGCGGGCAGCTTCGTCAACGGCACCTCGTTGCTGGTCGACGGCGGGCTGACCATCGGCCCGCGGCATAGCTGGGACGACGAGGAGCCGGGCGTGTATTCGGCACTCGAGGCGATCGAACAGCAGTACAAGCAGGCGCAGGAAGCCGGCGAGGCGTGA
- a CDS encoding acyl-CoA dehydrogenase family protein, with protein sequence MDFEPTDRQVYWRDRVKDFIDQHVRPAVPTYRQQEAEGDRWKVIPVVEELKAKAKSAGIWNLFMPPRNDGHHHVDDSYEFEGPGLTNLEYALCAEEMGRVGFASEVFNCSAPDTGNMEVFHRYGTREQKDEWLTPLMNGEIRSAFLMTEPFTASSDATNIETRIERDGDEYVINGRKWWSSGLGDPRCKVAIVMGKTDTSAQRHAQQSQVLVPIDTPGVNVLRHLPVFGYDDAPHGHMEVELKDVRVPVSNVILGEGRGFEIAQGRLGPGRIHHCMRTIGVAEEALEKMCRRLQEREAFGKPIYKHSVWEERVARARIDIDMTRLLCLKAADMMDKVGNKNAKQEIAMIKVQAPNMALKIIDDAIQAHGGGGVSEDYGLASAYAHQRTLRLADGPDEVHARSIARMEFAKHAPNEGPSSNALRGGNAHSASAGSAAAASYSSGDMGATR encoded by the coding sequence ATGGATTTCGAGCCCACCGACCGGCAGGTCTACTGGCGCGACCGCGTCAAGGATTTCATCGACCAGCACGTCCGCCCGGCCGTCCCGACCTACCGCCAGCAGGAAGCCGAAGGCGACCGCTGGAAAGTCATCCCAGTGGTCGAGGAACTGAAGGCGAAGGCCAAGTCGGCGGGCATCTGGAACCTGTTCATGCCGCCGCGCAACGACGGCCATCACCACGTCGATGACAGCTACGAGTTCGAAGGGCCGGGCCTCACCAACCTCGAGTACGCATTGTGCGCAGAGGAAATGGGCCGCGTCGGCTTCGCTTCCGAAGTCTTCAACTGCTCCGCTCCCGATACCGGCAACATGGAAGTCTTCCATCGCTACGGCACGCGCGAGCAGAAGGACGAGTGGCTGACCCCGCTGATGAACGGCGAGATCCGCTCGGCATTCCTGATGACCGAGCCCTTCACCGCCAGTTCCGATGCGACCAACATCGAAACCCGCATCGAGCGCGACGGCGACGAATACGTCATCAACGGCCGCAAGTGGTGGTCGTCAGGCCTCGGCGATCCGCGCTGCAAGGTCGCGATCGTGATGGGCAAGACCGACACGAGCGCACAGCGCCACGCGCAGCAGTCGCAGGTGCTTGTCCCGATCGACACGCCTGGCGTCAACGTGCTGCGCCACCTGCCCGTGTTCGGCTACGACGACGCGCCGCACGGTCACATGGAAGTCGAACTGAAGGACGTGCGCGTTCCGGTTTCCAACGTGATCCTGGGCGAAGGACGCGGTTTCGAGATCGCCCAGGGCCGCCTCGGGCCGGGCCGTATCCACCACTGCATGCGTACCATCGGCGTCGCCGAGGAAGCGCTGGAGAAGATGTGCCGCCGGCTGCAGGAACGCGAAGCTTTCGGCAAGCCGATCTACAAGCACTCGGTCTGGGAAGAGCGCGTGGCGCGTGCCCGCATCGATATCGACATGACCCGCCTGCTCTGCCTCAAGGCGGCGGACATGATGGACAAGGTCGGCAACAAGAACGCCAAGCAGGAAATCGCGATGATCAAGGTCCAGGCGCCGAACATGGCCCTCAAGATCATCGACGATGCGATCCAGGCGCATGGCGGCGGCGGCGTGTCGGAGGACTACGGCCTCGCCAGCGCCTATGCCCACCAGCGCACCCTGCGGCTCGCCGACGGCCCGGACGAAGTCCACGCCCGCTCGATCGCGCGGATGGAATTCGCCAAGCACGCACCGAACGAAGGGCCTAGCTCGAACGCGCTGCGGGGCGGCAATGCCCATTCGGCGAGCGCGGGCAGTGCGGCAGCTGCCAGCTACAGCTCCGGTGACATGGGAGCGACGCGCTGA
- a CDS encoding phosphotransferase family protein yields the protein MAEEAMVEDPNADMIGTTEVTEEHALDLDRLTKWFEENVEGYEGPLSYSKFKGGQSNPTYRIDTPSTSYVLRRQPFGKLLPSAHAVDREYKAMAALGPTGFPVPKTYGLCEDPEVIGSKFFVMSLADGRNLWDGTLPGFTRENRRELYNAMIDTMADMHLQKPEDIGLGDFGKPTDYCARQISRWTKQYKLSETEHMPKMERLIEWLPQTIPPQHESSVVHGDYRLDNMIFHKSEPRVIAVLDWELSTLGDPIADFSYFILNWHTESENRAGIQGKDLEALGIPTQDEAVERYVARTGYPVPPMDWYFAYNLFRLAGIIQGIKKRVIDGTASSAHAKEASDRVSPLVDRAYEFALKAGMPE from the coding sequence ATGGCCGAGGAAGCGATGGTGGAAGACCCGAACGCCGACATGATCGGCACGACCGAGGTCACCGAGGAACACGCGCTCGATCTCGATCGGCTCACGAAGTGGTTCGAGGAAAACGTCGAGGGCTACGAAGGACCGCTCAGCTATTCGAAGTTCAAGGGCGGCCAGTCGAACCCGACCTACCGGATCGACACGCCCTCGACCTCCTACGTGCTGCGCCGCCAGCCGTTCGGCAAATTGCTGCCGAGCGCCCATGCGGTCGATCGCGAGTACAAGGCGATGGCCGCCCTCGGGCCGACCGGCTTTCCGGTGCCGAAGACCTATGGCCTGTGCGAGGATCCGGAAGTCATCGGCTCGAAGTTCTTCGTCATGAGCCTCGCCGATGGTCGCAACCTGTGGGACGGCACGCTGCCGGGATTCACGCGCGAGAACCGGCGCGAGCTGTACAACGCCATGATCGACACCATGGCCGACATGCACTTGCAGAAGCCGGAAGACATCGGCCTCGGCGATTTCGGCAAGCCGACCGACTATTGCGCGCGCCAGATAAGCCGCTGGACCAAGCAGTACAAGCTGTCCGAAACCGAGCACATGCCCAAGATGGAGCGGCTGATCGAATGGTTGCCGCAGACCATCCCGCCGCAACACGAAAGCAGCGTCGTTCACGGGGATTACCGGCTCGACAACATGATCTTCCACAAGAGCGAGCCGCGCGTGATCGCGGTCCTCGACTGGGAACTGTCGACGCTGGGCGATCCGATCGCCGATTTCAGCTACTTCATTCTCAACTGGCACACCGAGTCCGAAAACCGAGCCGGCATACAGGGCAAGGATCTCGAGGCGCTCGGCATCCCGACGCAGGACGAAGCGGTCGAACGATACGTCGCGCGCACCGGCTATCCCGTGCCGCCGATGGACTGGTACTTCGCGTACAACCTGTTCCGACTGGCCGGGATCATCCAGGGCATCAAGAAGCGGGTGATCGACGGCACGGCTTCCTCCGCGCACGCAAAGGAAGCCAGCGACCGTGTCTCACCGCTGGTCGACCGCGCTTACGAATTCGCCCTCAAGGCCGGAATGCCGGAGTGA
- a CDS encoding S8 family peptidase: MLLAACGGGGGGTNSTPRPAPAPTPAPAPAPSPSPSPTPAPSPSSNFDTAEYRRSDGPAFHGAVNAWRDGSTGLGQTIAVIDTGIDSDSPEFAGRIHPDSRDVAANRGFEALDDHGTHVAMIAAAARNDTGIVGIAFNSTILALRADAPGSCTGASTPDATNDCGFADIDIAAGIDQAIASGAAVINISLGGGTPFSELTAAVARAAQADVVVVVSAGNDGDGGNADIPPDQPDPFASGLVDAGNGNVIIVGSVDAQGVISGFSNKAGAYANSYIAALGEDVCCIYENGELLVEQRPGGSFVTVFSGTSFSAPQVSGAVALLSQAFPNLTARQIVQLLIESARDAGATGADPIYGSGILDIANAFAPKGVTSLAGSASAIPLGDDTGIGSAAMGDAMNRGALSAVVLDKYRRAYTYGLGARLRGAQVDPKLHAAVGTSARRVSAGTAGLAMAFTLNAQGQAGGYGWSRALRLTSEDAQQAEVLAGRIAMRLSPDTDLAIGIAESAQGLGAQLRGADRPAFMLAGTSDAERGFRSNSDVSMALRQRIGAFGLTMSAEQGDAWLGSWRRADDSRRLGTDSYRFRAIGAGLDRTIGPVAATIGLTWLDEDRTILGSYFHEAFGADGAQTLFLDGSTTARLGDGWSIGADLRRGYTRARHGDIIAKGSDLQSMAWSLDLARGSVLQRGDSLGLRFSQPLRVERGGLMLNLPVAYDYATETSRYGLQGLSLTPEGRELTGELAWRGSLWGGGAAASLFYRRQPGHYAAAPDDAGVAIKWSSEF; this comes from the coding sequence GTGCTACTTGCGGCGTGTGGCGGCGGAGGAGGCGGCACGAACAGCACGCCGCGTCCCGCCCCTGCGCCAACGCCTGCGCCTGCACCCGCTCCCTCGCCGTCGCCATCGCCGACACCTGCACCCTCGCCATCGTCGAATTTCGACACGGCGGAATATCGCCGCTCGGACGGTCCGGCCTTCCACGGGGCCGTCAACGCGTGGCGCGACGGGAGCACGGGGCTGGGCCAGACCATCGCGGTCATCGATACCGGCATCGACAGCGACAGTCCGGAATTCGCTGGCCGGATCCATCCCGATTCGCGCGATGTCGCGGCAAACAGGGGTTTCGAGGCGCTCGACGACCACGGAACCCATGTCGCCATGATCGCCGCAGCAGCGCGCAACGATACCGGCATCGTCGGGATCGCCTTCAACTCCACGATCCTTGCATTGCGCGCCGATGCGCCCGGCAGTTGCACCGGTGCCTCTACCCCTGACGCGACCAATGATTGCGGGTTCGCCGACATCGATATCGCGGCCGGGATCGACCAGGCGATCGCTTCCGGCGCAGCAGTCATCAACATCAGCCTGGGCGGCGGCACACCGTTCAGCGAGCTGACCGCCGCCGTAGCCCGCGCGGCGCAAGCCGATGTCGTCGTGGTCGTTTCTGCCGGTAACGACGGCGACGGCGGCAATGCGGACATTCCGCCCGACCAGCCCGATCCTTTCGCCTCGGGGCTGGTGGATGCGGGCAACGGGAACGTGATCATCGTCGGGTCGGTCGATGCGCAGGGCGTCATATCCGGCTTCAGCAACAAGGCCGGTGCTTACGCGAACAGCTACATCGCGGCCTTGGGCGAGGACGTCTGCTGCATTTACGAAAACGGCGAATTGCTGGTCGAACAAAGGCCGGGCGGCAGTTTCGTGACCGTCTTCTCGGGCACGAGCTTCTCCGCGCCGCAGGTCTCGGGCGCAGTGGCACTCCTGTCGCAGGCGTTTCCGAACCTCACCGCGCGCCAGATCGTCCAGTTGCTGATCGAAAGCGCGCGCGATGCCGGCGCGACCGGCGCCGATCCGATCTACGGCAGCGGCATCCTCGACATCGCCAACGCCTTTGCGCCCAAGGGCGTCACCAGCCTTGCCGGCAGCGCTTCGGCCATCCCGCTCGGCGACGACACGGGTATCGGATCCGCGGCGATGGGCGATGCCATGAACCGCGGCGCATTGTCCGCGGTCGTGCTCGACAAGTATCGCCGCGCCTATACCTACGGTCTCGGGGCAAGACTGCGCGGCGCGCAAGTTGATCCCAAGCTCCATGCCGCGGTAGGCACGAGCGCTCGCCGCGTTTCGGCAGGGACCGCCGGCCTTGCCATGGCATTCACGCTAAATGCACAGGGGCAGGCCGGTGGCTACGGCTGGAGCCGTGCGTTGCGCCTGACTTCGGAAGATGCGCAGCAAGCGGAGGTCCTGGCAGGCCGCATCGCGATGCGCCTGTCGCCGGACACGGACCTAGCCATCGGTATCGCCGAGAGTGCCCAGGGATTGGGTGCACAATTGCGCGGCGCGGACCGACCGGCCTTCATGCTCGCCGGCACCAGCGATGCCGAGCGCGGTTTCCGCAGCAATTCCGACGTCTCGATGGCGCTGAGACAGCGCATCGGCGCGTTCGGGTTGACGATGAGCGCCGAGCAGGGCGACGCCTGGCTCGGCAGCTGGCGGCGCGCCGACGACAGCCGACGGCTGGGCACCGACAGTTATCGCTTCCGCGCGATCGGCGCGGGTCTGGACCGCACGATCGGACCGGTAGCTGCGACGATCGGCCTCACCTGGCTGGACGAGGACCGCACGATCCTCGGCAGTTATTTTCACGAGGCTTTCGGGGCCGATGGGGCGCAGACGCTGTTCCTCGATGGCTCCACAACGGCGCGGCTGGGGGATGGCTGGTCGATCGGCGCGGACCTGCGCCGCGGATACACGCGCGCCCGGCATGGCGACATCATCGCCAAGGGATCGGATCTGCAGAGCATGGCGTGGTCGCTCGACCTCGCTCGCGGCAGCGTCCTGCAGCGCGGCGACAGCCTGGGCCTGCGTTTCTCGCAGCCGCTGCGGGTCGAACGGGGCGGGCTGATGCTGAACCTGCCGGTGGCCTACGATTACGCGACCGAAACGTCCCGCTACGGCCTGCAGGGCCTGTCGCTGACACCCGAAGGCCGCGAACTGACTGGCGAGCTTGCCTGGCGCGGCTCCCTGTGGGGCGGCGGTGCGGCGGCGAGCCTGTTCTACCGGCGCCAGCCCGGGCACTATGCCGCCGCGCCCGACGATGCGGGCGTGGCGATCAAGTGGAGCAGCGAATTCTGA
- a CDS encoding MFS transporter, with product MSFTTGPLSQRLKIVHGFGAVAFGVKDSGFSFFLLIFYNQVLGMDAGMVSLALGAALLVDAFVDPMLGYLSDRTYTRWGRRLPWLYAAALPLALAWAVLWNPAIDGTPTFLELLVIAIVVRVLLSACEVPSVSLVPEITADYDERTTLFRYRYLFGWIGGVIMMLLAYTVFMPGQDGMLQPGGYSLFGIFGAALIFLSVVGSAIGQHRLVAHLPAHRPAPFGIRNAFSEIREAFSEKAFLIFAAGGLAAYVSQGMTFSISNYVNLFVWQFDQAALTAYPIVLFLSVVLMFVVVGPMHRRWGKPRTAAIGAIAALVIGLMPYALFALGTWPTPGTLRSHAMFYGFLLFGNMFGIVMMISASSMIAEIVEAFEERSGRRAEGSFYSGNWFVQKCATGAGILITGQIISIAGLPANSRPGEVDGDVILRIILLYGGISILLALIAAYWLGRFPIDRAQHEARLAALDRAARADVDASLTPP from the coding sequence GTGAGTTTCACTACCGGGCCACTGTCCCAGCGCCTGAAGATCGTCCACGGCTTTGGCGCCGTGGCCTTCGGCGTGAAAGATTCGGGTTTCAGTTTCTTCCTGCTGATCTTCTACAACCAGGTCCTCGGCATGGATGCCGGGATGGTGAGCCTGGCGCTGGGCGCCGCGCTGCTGGTCGATGCCTTCGTCGACCCAATGCTCGGTTATCTGTCCGACCGGACCTACACCCGGTGGGGCCGCCGGTTGCCGTGGCTCTATGCCGCTGCTTTGCCGCTGGCGCTCGCATGGGCGGTTTTGTGGAACCCCGCGATCGACGGCACGCCGACTTTTCTCGAATTGCTGGTGATCGCGATCGTCGTGCGCGTGCTGCTCTCGGCCTGCGAGGTGCCTTCGGTCAGTCTGGTGCCCGAGATCACCGCGGATTACGACGAGCGCACGACGCTGTTCCGCTACCGCTACCTGTTCGGCTGGATCGGCGGCGTCATCATGATGCTGCTGGCCTACACCGTCTTCATGCCCGGCCAGGACGGGATGCTGCAGCCGGGTGGGTACAGCCTGTTCGGCATCTTCGGTGCCGCGCTGATATTTCTGTCTGTCGTCGGATCCGCAATCGGCCAGCACCGGCTGGTCGCCCATCTGCCTGCGCATCGCCCCGCCCCGTTCGGCATCCGCAACGCCTTTTCCGAAATTCGCGAGGCTTTCTCGGAGAAGGCCTTCCTGATCTTCGCCGCCGGAGGCCTCGCTGCCTATGTCAGCCAGGGAATGACCTTCTCGATCTCCAATTACGTCAACCTGTTCGTCTGGCAATTCGACCAGGCGGCGCTGACGGCCTATCCGATCGTCCTGTTTCTGTCGGTGGTACTGATGTTCGTGGTGGTCGGACCGATGCATCGCCGCTGGGGCAAGCCGCGGACCGCCGCAATCGGCGCGATTGCCGCGCTGGTGATCGGCCTCATGCCCTATGCCCTGTTCGCGCTCGGCACCTGGCCAACGCCCGGAACGCTGCGCTCGCACGCCATGTTCTACGGCTTCCTGCTGTTCGGCAACATGTTCGGCATCGTCATGATGATATCGGCCAGTTCGATGATCGCCGAGATCGTCGAGGCTTTCGAGGAACGCTCGGGCCGGCGTGCCGAAGGCAGCTTCTACTCGGGCAACTGGTTCGTCCAGAAATGCGCGACCGGCGCGGGCATCCTGATAACCGGGCAGATCATCAGCATCGCCGGCCTGCCGGCCAACTCCCGCCCGGGCGAGGTCGATGGCGACGTGATCCTGCGCATAATCCTGCTCTATGGCGGGATTTCCATACTGCTCGCGCTGATCGCGGCTTACTGGCTGGGTCGCTTCCCAATCGATCGTGCCCAGCACGAGGCGCGCCTTGCCGCTCTCGACCGGGCTGCCAGGGCGGATGTCGATGCGAGTTTGACCCCACCCTAA
- a CDS encoding Zn-dependent alcohol dehydrogenase: MAKAAILEQVGSLTIGEVELADPGPHEVLIDTKACGLCHSDLHFINGSYPHPMPAIPGHEAAGVVRAVGTEVKTVKPGDHVVSCLSAFCGHCEFCVTGRMALCMGADTRRDQTAKPRIMRADGSEPVAQMLNLSAFCEQMLIHEHACVSIDKDMPLDRAAIIGCAVTTGAGTIFNACSVVPGESVAVIGCGGVGLAAINAAKIAGAGQVIAVDPIAEKRELAMVLGATHAVDAMASDAVEQIHKISNGGVHHGIEAVGRQASADLAVKSLRRGGTATILGMMPLDCKVGLGAMDLLSGKKLQGAIMGMNHFPVDLPRLVDFYMRGLLDLDTIIAERIPLEKINEGFAKMEGGHSARSVVVFD, from the coding sequence ATGGCAAAAGCGGCAATTCTGGAACAGGTCGGCTCGCTCACCATCGGTGAGGTCGAACTGGCCGACCCCGGCCCGCACGAGGTCCTGATCGACACCAAGGCCTGCGGCCTGTGTCATTCGGACCTCCATTTCATCAACGGGTCGTACCCGCATCCGATGCCGGCCATTCCCGGCCACGAGGCGGCGGGCGTGGTGCGCGCGGTCGGCACCGAGGTGAAGACGGTCAAGCCTGGCGACCATGTCGTTTCGTGCCTCAGTGCCTTCTGCGGCCACTGCGAGTTCTGCGTCACCGGCCGCATGGCGCTGTGCATGGGCGCGGACACCCGCCGCGACCAGACGGCCAAGCCCCGGATCATGCGAGCGGACGGCAGCGAGCCGGTCGCCCAGATGCTCAACCTGTCCGCTTTCTGCGAGCAGATGCTGATCCACGAACATGCCTGCGTCTCGATCGACAAGGACATGCCGCTGGACCGCGCGGCCATCATCGGTTGTGCGGTCACGACCGGCGCGGGGACGATCTTTAACGCCTGCTCGGTCGTTCCAGGCGAAAGCGTTGCGGTGATCGGCTGCGGCGGGGTCGGGCTCGCGGCGATCAATGCCGCCAAGATTGCCGGCGCCGGCCAGGTCATCGCGGTCGACCCGATCGCGGAGAAGCGCGAACTGGCGATGGTCCTGGGCGCGACCCATGCCGTCGATGCCATGGCGAGCGATGCGGTCGAGCAGATCCACAAGATCTCGAACGGCGGCGTGCATCACGGGATCGAGGCGGTCGGCCGGCAGGCCAGCGCGGACCTGGCGGTCAAGTCGCTGCGGCGCGGCGGCACGGCGACGATCCTCGGCATGATGCCGCTGGACTGCAAGGTCGGGCTCGGCGCGATGGACCTTCTTTCCGGCAAGAAGCTGCAGGGCGCGATCATGGGGATGAACCACTTCCCCGTCGACCTGCCGCGGCTGGTGGATTTTTACATGCGCGGCTTGCTCGATCTCGACACGATCATTGCCGAGCGCATCCCGCTCGAGAAGATCAACGAAGGGTTCGCGAAGATGGAAGGCGGCCATTCGGCGCGCAGCGTGGTGGTGTTCGACTGA
- a CDS encoding acyl-CoA dehydrogenase family protein, producing the protein MSEQDLDAFRAETREWLEANCPPEMREPVRDEDDIYWGGRKATFKSDAQKAWFEACRDKGYTVPAWPKEYGGAGLSPAEAKVLREEMARIDARPPLSSFGIWMLGPALLHFGTEEQKKHFLNEIARGEIRWCQGYSEPGSGSDLVSLQTYGEDKGDHWIVNGQKIWTSYADKADWIFCLVRTDKGDKYRGITFMLFDMENAGVTTKPILLISGNSPFCETFFDDVKVPKSYGENIPGYVGEINRGWDVAKYLLGHEREMISATGGGDRATSLGAAMKRSGDLDPVLRGQMAMFDVDALAFTAMSEKFLDEVKVGKAHPAQPNMMKYAGTELNKQRHELMMSAGGSRSLEWDSEETGGGKPSRNWLRTKANSIEGGTSEVMLNVISKRILDLPGA; encoded by the coding sequence ATGTCCGAACAGGATTTGGACGCCTTCCGCGCCGAGACGCGCGAATGGCTCGAAGCGAACTGCCCCCCCGAAATGCGCGAACCCGTCCGCGACGAGGACGACATCTACTGGGGCGGCCGCAAGGCGACCTTTAAGAGCGATGCGCAGAAGGCCTGGTTCGAAGCCTGCCGCGACAAGGGCTACACCGTGCCCGCATGGCCGAAGGAATACGGCGGCGCCGGCCTGAGCCCCGCAGAGGCCAAGGTGCTGCGCGAGGAAATGGCGCGCATCGATGCACGTCCGCCGCTTTCGAGCTTCGGCATCTGGATGCTCGGCCCGGCGCTGCTGCACTTCGGCACCGAGGAGCAGAAGAAGCACTTCCTCAACGAGATCGCGCGCGGTGAAATCCGCTGGTGCCAGGGATACTCGGAGCCGGGCAGCGGCTCCGATCTTGTGTCGCTGCAGACCTATGGCGAGGACAAGGGCGACCACTGGATCGTCAACGGCCAGAAGATCTGGACCAGCTACGCAGACAAGGCCGACTGGATCTTCTGCCTCGTGCGCACCGACAAGGGCGACAAGTATCGTGGCATCACCTTCATGCTCTTCGACATGGAAAATGCCGGCGTCACCACCAAGCCGATTCTGCTAATCAGCGGCAACTCGCCCTTCTGCGAGACCTTCTTCGACGACGTGAAGGTACCCAAGAGCTACGGCGAGAACATTCCCGGCTACGTCGGCGAGATCAACCGCGGCTGGGATGTCGCCAAGTACCTGCTCGGCCACGAACGCGAGATGATCTCGGCGACCGGTGGCGGTGATCGGGCGACCTCGCTCGGCGCGGCGATGAAGCGTTCGGGCGATCTCGACCCGGTCCTGCGCGGCCAGATGGCGATGTTCGATGTCGATGCACTCGCCTTCACCGCGATGAGCGAAAAGTTCCTCGACGAGGTCAAGGTCGGCAAGGCGCATCCCGCCCAGCCGAACATGATGAAATACGCCGGCACCGAGCTGAACAAGCAGCGCCACGAGTTGATGATGTCGGCGGGCGGCTCACGTTCGCTCGAATGGGACAGCGAGGAGACCGGTGGCGGCAAGCCGTCGCGCAACTGGCTGAGGACCAAGGCCAACTCGATCGAAGGCGGGACGAGCGAAGTCATGCTCAACGTCATTTCCAAACGCATTCTCGACCTGCCGGGAGCCTGA